From the Streptomyces sp. SN-593 genome, the window GCTATTGGGGGACTGTGGCGACACGGCGGCAACCGCCCTCTTCCGCTTCACAAGGTGGTGGACAGCGGGAATAAAGGCTACGCCTACATGAGGGCTTCACGCAGTTTAGGGGGGCAGTCGTCGCGCAAGTCACACCCGAGGAGTGGTTTCGCGACGGATCGTGGCGGGAAAGTGGTCCCTCTTGTGGGTCGGCCGGACCGGTGGCCCACGCCGTACGCCCGGACGGCGCTCGCGCCGGACGCCCCGGCGTCAACGCGGCTGCCCGGGCCTCCCCGGGAGGGTGACGTGGATGCGGCAGCCGCGTGGGGATTCGGCCACCTCGATCCGCCCGCCGTGCAGATCCACCGCCCAGCGCGCGATCGCCAGGCCCAGACCGGTGCCGCCGTCCGTGCCCGGATGCGAGCCGCGGTGGAAGCGGTCGAAGACCCGGACCCGGTCCGCCTCGGGGATGCCCGGGCCCTCGTCGCGCACCTCCAGGTCCAGGCTGCCGGGCGCCGGGCCGCCGCGGGCGCGCACCGTCACCCGGCCGCCTGGCGGGCTGTGCTTCATCGCGTTGTCCACCAGGTTCGCCACCACCTGGTGCAGCCGCTCCCCGTCGGCGTAGGCCACCAGCTCCGGCGGCGACACGTCCAGGTGCAGCGGCACGTCCGCTCGGGCCCGGGTGTGGGTGCCGCCGGAGCCGCCGCGGTCCGCGCCCAGGCTGGCGGTCTTCAGCACCGCCGACAGGTACGGCCAGACCTCGAACCGCTTGGCGTCCAGCCGGACCGCCCCGCTGTCCAGCCGGGACAGGTCGAGTAGCTGGGTGACCAGCTTGCCCAGCCGCTCGGTCTGCTGGAGGGCCAGCCGCATCGTCTCCGGGTCGGCGGCCGAGACGCCGTCCACCACGTTCTCCAGCACCGCGCGCAGCGCCGCGATCGGCGTGCGCAGCTCGTGTGAGACATTCGCCACGAGTTCCTTGCGGTGCCGGTCCACGGCGGCCAGGTCGGCCGCCATCCGGTTGAACGTCTCGGCCAGCTCGCCCACCTCGTCGCGGCGCATCCTCGCCACCCGGCGGGTGTAGTCGCCGCCGGCCATCGCCCGCGCCACCGCGGTCATCTCGCGCAGCGGCGCGGTCAGGTTGGTGGCGACGATCTGCGTGATCAGGAGCGAGGCGATGATCGAGAAGATCGTGATCACCCGCAGCTCGGTCCTGGAGTGGATGGCCAGCGTCACCAGCAGCGTGGTGATCATCACGGAGGCGATCACCAGCGCCTGCAGCGCCGCCTTGATCGAGCGGGTCGGGTCCCAGGGGCGCAGCGCCTCCCACAGCCTGCGCAGCCAGCCGCGCACCACGACCCGGAAGGGCCGCCGGCCGTCGCGCGGCGCCCGGCGGCGGGTCCACCACGACGCGCCCAGGGCCCGCGCCGGGTCCCGGGTGCGCGCGGGGTCCCGGATGGGCCCCGAGGTCATGACGTCGGGTTCTCCAGGGCGTACCCGACACCGTGCACGGTGCGGATCCGCTCCGCGCCGATCTTCCGGCGCAGCGCCTTGACGTGGCTGTCCACGGTGCGGGTGCCGGACGCGTCGGTCCAGTCCCACACCTCGGCGAGCAGTTGCTCGCGGGAGAGCACCGCCCGCGGCTGGTGGGCCAGGCACACCAGCAGCTCGAACTCGGTCGGCGTCAGGTGCACGTCGGCGCCGCCGACCCGCACCCGGCGCTGGGTGTGGTCGATCTCCAGGTCGCCCAGGTGGATGCTGGCGCCGCGGACGGTGGAGGCGGCGTCGGCGGCCCGCTCCACCCGGCGCAGCAGGACGTGCACCCGCGCGGCCAGCTCGCGCATCGAGAACGGCTTGGTCATGTAGTCGTCGGCGCCGACGCCGAGCCCGACCAGCATGTCCGTCTCGTCGTCGCGCGCGGTGAGCATCAGCACCGGCACCGGCCGGTCGGCCTGCACCCGGCGGCAGACCTCCAGCCCGTCGTACCCCGGCAGCATCACGTCCAGTACCAGCAGGTCCGGCTGCCAGCTGTGGGCCGCGTCCACCGCGGAGGGCCCGTCGCCCGCCGTGCGCACCTGGAACCCCTCCGCCTGGAGGCGGGCCGCGATCGCCTGAACTATCGTCTGGTCGTCCTCGACCACCAGGACCCGGCGCTGCGCGCCCGTTGTCTGTGCGCTGTCCACTTCCGCTTCCGCCCCACAAGCTCGTCTGTTACCGGCAGCGTACGGGGCGGGCCACTGCCCTGACTATGACGCCTTCACGCCTTGACGGCTATGTGCACCACATCGGGCACGCCACGCGAGACCGGAACCTCCAGGGTGCGCACCCCGGAGTACCCCGCTCCCCGGAGAGCGGCCTCGAAGGCGGCCGAGGGCTGAGCCGACCACACGGCCAGGACACCGCCGGGACGGAGCAGCTCCCGGCAGTCGTCGAGCCCGCTGGGACTGTAGAGACTGCCGTTGTTGTCGGTGACTGTCCAGTCCGGGCCGTTGTCGATGTCCAGGCAGAGCGCGTCGTAGCCGCCGGCCGGCGGCCCCGCGGCGGGCCGCGGCGCGGGGGGCGTGCGCAGGTAGGCCAGCAGGTCGGCGTGGATCAGCCGCACCCGCGGGTCGTCCAGGGCGCCGGCGGTGTGGGCCGCGAAGTGGCCCGCCCGGTGCCAGTCGATCACGGCCCGCTCGCGCTCCACCACGTCGATGCGCGCCCAGCGCGGCCGGGACGCTGCCCGGGCCAGCGAGAACCCCACGCCGAGCCCGCCGATCAGCACGCTCGCGCCGTCCCGGCCGGCCGGCAGCGCGTCCAGCGCCGCGTCGACGAGCAGCCGTTCCGAGCGGCCGTCGGAGGTGTCCATCAGGAAGGTGCCGTTGGCGATGATCTCCAGGTGCGGGCCGCGCCGCCGCAGCACCGCCTCGCCGTACGGGCCCTCGCGCCGGTCCAGCACGACCGCTTCATCCGTGTTCGCTGCCGCCATGACCCCATTTTGACGGACCGCGGGGAAAGCCATGGCCACCCGTCGGCCGCCGGGTCACCGGGCGTTCAACCGCCGTACCGGAGGACTTCCGTTGAACTGTGCTCGCAGATGGTCCGGGCGCCGGGGCCGCGGCGTAGGTTCCGCCCATGTCGCCCATACTGAACAACCCCGTGGCCAAGCGGCTCCTGCGTCCCGCCGCCTCCCTCGTCGACCAGCGCGTCCAGCGCCCGGTCTCGCGGCTGCGCAAGGAACTGGACAGCCTGCGGCGGGAGGTGAAGGACCTGGACCGGCTGCGCCGGCAGGTCGAGGAGCTGCGCGGCCAGGAGTACGCCGTCGGGCTGCTCTTCGACCGGACCGGCCGCAGCGGGCCCCGGCTGCCCACCGCGGCGCAGATCGACCGGCTGGTGGCGGAGGTGGCGCAGGTCAGCGGGGTGGACCCGAAGCTCGCCCGGCGCAACGTCACGATCGCCTTCCGCAACGTGATCGCGCTGGAGGCGCTGGCGGTGGGCCGGCTGGCCGGCTCGACCCAGAACGTCTGCGGCAAGCTCGCCACGGTCCCGCTGCTCGACCCGCCTGGCGCCCAGGTGCTGGAGATCGGCACGCTGTACGGGCTCTTCTCGGCCACGCTGCTGCGGATGCTGCACCGGGCGGGGATCGAGCCGGAGCTGACGATCGTGGACCCACTGGTCGGCACCCAGTTGCAGCCGGGCGGCCTGGAGGGGCTCGACCCCACCGGCACCCCGGTCCGGCTGGACGTGGTGCGGGCGAACCTCGCGCTGGGCGGGAAGGCGGGGGAGCGGGCCCGGGTGCAGGTCGGCTTCTCCGGCGACCCCGAGGTGCGGGCGGCGGTCTCCGACCGGGAGTACGGCGTGATCGTGATCGACGGGGACCACTCCGCGCAGGGGGTCACCGAGGACCTGGAGTGGGCCGAGGAGATCGCGGCGCCCGGGGCGATCGTGGTGCTGGACGACTACGGCGACAACAAGTGGGCGGGCGTCCAGCAGGGCGCGGACGCCTACCTCGCCGGGTCCACCCGCTTCGAGCTGGTCGGACGGGTGTCGACCTCGGCCTTCCTGCGGGCCCGCGCCTGACCCCCCGGGGCCCCGGTCCCTGATCGCTCAGGGCGAACGCGGACCGGGGAACACCGGCACGGCCCTTTGCATTGAGTGAGGTGTACTCAACTTGCTTGCAAAGGGAGCGATCATGGCGTTCGAGCCGAAGAGTTCCAACCTCACCCTCCCCGTACTGCCCCTCGACGGCGAGGTCGTGCTGCCCGGCATGGTGGTGCCGCTCGACCTGACGGACGGCGAGGTCCGGGCCGCGGTGGAGGCCGCCCAGGCCGCCCACTCCGGCCGCGGGTCGGGCAAGCCCCGCGTCCTGCTGGTCCCGCGGGTCGACGGTGCCTACGCCGCCGTGGGCACCCTCGGCACCGTCGAGCAGGTCGGGCGGCTGTCCGACGGCGACCCCGGCGCGGTGATCAAGGGCCGCTCCCGGGTGCGCATCGGCGCCGGCACGACCGGTCCGGGCGCGGCCCTGTGGGTGGAGGGCGCCGTGGTGGAGGAACCCGCGCCGCAGGAGGCGCCCGGCACCGTGGCCGAGCTGATGAAGGAGTACAAGGCGCTCGCCACGAGCTGGCTGCGCAAGCGCGGCGCCTGGCAGGTGGTCGACCGGGTGCAGCAGATCGACGACGCCGGGCAGTTGGCCGACAACTCCGGCTACTCCCCGTTCCTCGGCGTGGAGCAGCGCGTGGAGCTGCTGGAGACCGCCGACCCGGTGGCGCGGCTGCGGCTGGCCACGCAGTGGCTGCGCGACCACCTCGCCGAGCAGGACGTCGCCGAGACGATCCGCAAGGACGTCCAGGAGGGCATGGAGAAGCAGCAGCGCGAGTTCCTGCTCCGCCAGCAACTGGAGGCCGTCCGCAAGGAGCTGGCCGAGCTGAAGGGCGACCCCGACAACGAGACGGACGACTACCGCGCCCGGGTGGAGTCCGCCGACCTGCCGGAGAAGGTCCGCGAGGCGGCCCTGAAGGAGGTCGAGAAGCTGGAGCGCTCCTCCGACGCCTCCCCGGAGGGCTCCTGGATCCGGACCTGGCTGGACACCGTCCTCGAACTGCCGTGGAACACCACCACCGAGGACACCTACGACGTGGCCGGCGCCCGTGCCGTGCTGGACGCGGACCACGCGGGGCTGGAGGACGTCAAGGAGCGGATCACCGAGTACCTGGCGGTCCGCAAGCGCCGGGCCGACCGCGGCCTCGGCGTGGTCGGCGGCCGCCGCGGAGGCGCGGTGCTGGCGCTGGTCGGCCCGCCCGGGGTCGGCAAGACCTCGCTCGGCGAGTCCGTGGCCCGCGCGATGGGCCGCACCTTCGTGCGGGTGGCGCTCGGCGGCGTCCGCGACGAGGCCGAGATCCGCGGCCACCGCAGGACGTACGTCGGCGCGCTGCCCGGCCGGGTGGTGCGCGCGATCAAGGAGGCCGGGTCGATGAACCCGGTCGTGCTCCTCGACGAGATCGACAAGGTCGGCTCGGACTACCGGGGCGACCCGGCCGCCGCGCTGCTGGAGGTCCTCGACCCGGCGCAGAACCACACCTTCCGCGACCACTACCTGGAGGTCGAACTCGACCTGTCCGACGTGGTGTTCCTGGCCACCGCCAACGTGCTGGAGGCCATCCCCGAGCCGCTGCTGGACCGGATGGAGCTGGTCCGGCTGGACGGCTACACCGAGGACGAGAAGGTCGTCATCGCCCGCGACCACCTGCTGCCGCGGCAACTGGAGCGCGCGGGCCTGGACGCCGACGAGGTGCGCCTGGAGGAGGACGCGCTGCGCCGGCTGGCCGGCGAGTACACCCGTGAGGCGGGCGTGCGGAACCTGGAGCGGACCGTCGCGCGGCTGCTGCGGAAGATCGCCGCTCAGCACGAACTCGGCGACCGGGAACTGCCGTTCGCGGTCGGCGCGGACGACCTGCGGTCCCTGATCGGCCGGCCGCACCACGTGCCGGAGGCCGCACAGGACCCGGAGGAGCGGCGTACCGCGGTGCCCGGCGTGGCCACCGGCCTCGCGGTGACCGGCGCCGGCGGCGACGTGCTCTACATCGAGGCGTCGCTGGCCGACCCGGAGACCGGCGGGTCCGGGCTCCAGCTCACCGGCCAGCTCGGCGACGTGATGAAGGAGTCCGCGCAGATCGCGCTGTCGTTCCTGCGCTCGCACGGCGCGGAGCTGGAACTGCCGGTCGGCGACCTGAAGGACCGCGGCGTGCACCTGCACGTCCCGGCCGGAGCGGTGCCCAAGGACGGCCCGAGCGCGGGGGTCACCATGACGACCGCGCTGGCGT encodes:
- a CDS encoding HAMP domain-containing sensor histidine kinase, which codes for MTSGPIRDPARTRDPARALGASWWTRRRAPRDGRRPFRVVVRGWLRRLWEALRPWDPTRSIKAALQALVIASVMITTLLVTLAIHSRTELRVITIFSIIASLLITQIVATNLTAPLREMTAVARAMAGGDYTRRVARMRRDEVGELAETFNRMAADLAAVDRHRKELVANVSHELRTPIAALRAVLENVVDGVSAADPETMRLALQQTERLGKLVTQLLDLSRLDSGAVRLDAKRFEVWPYLSAVLKTASLGADRGGSGGTHTRARADVPLHLDVSPPELVAYADGERLHQVVANLVDNAMKHSPPGGRVTVRARGGPAPGSLDLEVRDEGPGIPEADRVRVFDRFHRGSHPGTDGGTGLGLAIARWAVDLHGGRIEVAESPRGCRIHVTLPGRPGQPR
- a CDS encoding response regulator transcription factor — translated: MDSAQTTGAQRRVLVVEDDQTIVQAIAARLQAEGFQVRTAGDGPSAVDAAHSWQPDLLVLDVMLPGYDGLEVCRRVQADRPVPVLMLTARDDETDMLVGLGVGADDYMTKPFSMRELAARVHVLLRRVERAADAASTVRGASIHLGDLEIDHTQRRVRVGGADVHLTPTEFELLVCLAHQPRAVLSREQLLAEVWDWTDASGTRTVDSHVKALRRKIGAERIRTVHGVGYALENPTS
- a CDS encoding spermidine synthase is translated as MAAANTDEAVVLDRREGPYGEAVLRRRGPHLEIIANGTFLMDTSDGRSERLLVDAALDALPAGRDGASVLIGGLGVGFSLARAASRPRWARIDVVERERAVIDWHRAGHFAAHTAGALDDPRVRLIHADLLAYLRTPPAPRPAAGPPAGGYDALCLDIDNGPDWTVTDNNGSLYSPSGLDDCRELLRPGGVLAVWSAQPSAAFEAALRGAGYSGVRTLEVPVSRGVPDVVHIAVKA
- a CDS encoding class I SAM-dependent methyltransferase, which translates into the protein MSPILNNPVAKRLLRPAASLVDQRVQRPVSRLRKELDSLRREVKDLDRLRRQVEELRGQEYAVGLLFDRTGRSGPRLPTAAQIDRLVAEVAQVSGVDPKLARRNVTIAFRNVIALEALAVGRLAGSTQNVCGKLATVPLLDPPGAQVLEIGTLYGLFSATLLRMLHRAGIEPELTIVDPLVGTQLQPGGLEGLDPTGTPVRLDVVRANLALGGKAGERARVQVGFSGDPEVRAAVSDREYGVIVIDGDHSAQGVTEDLEWAEEIAAPGAIVVLDDYGDNKWAGVQQGADAYLAGSTRFELVGRVSTSAFLRARA
- the lon gene encoding endopeptidase La → MAFEPKSSNLTLPVLPLDGEVVLPGMVVPLDLTDGEVRAAVEAAQAAHSGRGSGKPRVLLVPRVDGAYAAVGTLGTVEQVGRLSDGDPGAVIKGRSRVRIGAGTTGPGAALWVEGAVVEEPAPQEAPGTVAELMKEYKALATSWLRKRGAWQVVDRVQQIDDAGQLADNSGYSPFLGVEQRVELLETADPVARLRLATQWLRDHLAEQDVAETIRKDVQEGMEKQQREFLLRQQLEAVRKELAELKGDPDNETDDYRARVESADLPEKVREAALKEVEKLERSSDASPEGSWIRTWLDTVLELPWNTTTEDTYDVAGARAVLDADHAGLEDVKERITEYLAVRKRRADRGLGVVGGRRGGAVLALVGPPGVGKTSLGESVARAMGRTFVRVALGGVRDEAEIRGHRRTYVGALPGRVVRAIKEAGSMNPVVLLDEIDKVGSDYRGDPAAALLEVLDPAQNHTFRDHYLEVELDLSDVVFLATANVLEAIPEPLLDRMELVRLDGYTEDEKVVIARDHLLPRQLERAGLDADEVRLEEDALRRLAGEYTREAGVRNLERTVARLLRKIAAQHELGDRELPFAVGADDLRSLIGRPHHVPEAAQDPEERRTAVPGVATGLAVTGAGGDVLYIEASLADPETGGSGLQLTGQLGDVMKESAQIALSFLRSHGAELELPVGDLKDRGVHLHVPAGAVPKDGPSAGVTMTTALASLLSGRRVRTDVAMTGEVSLTGRVLPIGGVKQKLLAAHRAGITTVVIPKRNEADLDDVPAEILGVLDVHPVSDVRQVLALALESADAPAEDVPLAA